The following coding sequences are from one Reyranella humidisoli window:
- the rsmA gene encoding 16S rRNA (adenine(1518)-N(6)/adenine(1519)-N(6))-dimethyltransferase RsmA: MDGVEALPPLRETIATHGFDARKRFGQHFLLDLNLTRRIARAATPLNDGTVIEVGPGPGGLTRALLLEGANRVVAIEVDARAFGPLLELQAVADGRLELVEADALRIQPRDLGPAPRRIVANLPYNVSTALLVQWLHAASDIADMVLMFQKEVVDRLVASPRTKDYGRLSVLAQHVCEVRRLFDVAPTAFVPPPKVTSAVARLTPRPPADRLADLRPLERVTAAAFGQRRKMLRGSLASVFADPVTTLEALGLKPTARAEELTVDDFVKLAGALDSE, from the coding sequence ATGGACGGCGTCGAGGCCCTGCCCCCCCTCCGGGAGACCATCGCCACCCACGGGTTCGATGCCAGGAAGCGCTTCGGCCAGCATTTCCTGCTCGACCTCAACCTGACGCGCCGCATCGCGCGCGCGGCAACGCCGCTGAACGACGGGACCGTGATCGAAGTCGGCCCGGGGCCGGGTGGCCTCACGCGCGCGCTGCTGCTCGAAGGGGCAAACCGGGTCGTCGCCATCGAAGTGGACGCGCGGGCATTTGGCCCGCTCCTCGAACTGCAGGCCGTGGCCGACGGACGCCTCGAACTCGTGGAGGCCGATGCCCTCCGGATCCAGCCGCGGGATCTCGGCCCTGCGCCCCGCCGGATCGTGGCCAACCTGCCCTACAACGTGTCGACAGCCTTGCTGGTGCAATGGCTCCACGCGGCGAGCGACATCGCCGACATGGTGCTGATGTTCCAGAAGGAGGTGGTCGATCGCCTCGTGGCATCCCCCCGAACCAAGGATTACGGGCGTCTGTCCGTTCTGGCACAGCATGTCTGCGAGGTCCGCCGGCTGTTCGACGTCGCCCCCACCGCCTTCGTCCCGCCGCCCAAGGTCACGTCCGCGGTGGCGCGCCTCACGCCGCGGCCGCCGGCGGATCGCCTGGCAGATCTGAGGCCGCTGGAGCGGGTGACGGCCGCAGCCTTCGGCCAGCGCCGCAAGATGCTGCGAGGGTCCCTGGCGAGCGTTTTTGCCGACCCCGTGACTACTCTGGAGGCGCTCGGCCTCAAGCCCACGGCGCGCGCCGAGGAGCTGACCGTCGACGACTTCGTGAAACTGGCGGGTGCTCTTGACAGTGAGTGA
- the pdxA gene encoding 4-hydroxythreonine-4-phosphate dehydrogenase PdxA, producing MSTTAPLAVTMGEPAGVGGELSLKAWQARHSGARPFFVLDDPDRLAALAKQLGFDVPVQTIARPEQAAAVFPTALPVLPVHLAAPVTPGRPDVANAPTTIEAIERAVQFAKAGAIAGIVTNPIQKKTLQDAGFRHPGHTEFLAELAGGVEVAMMLACPQLRVIPVTIHLSLADAVKSLDGEQIVRAGRIAARGLRDLFGIAHPRLAVAALNPHAGEQGAMGDEERRIIVPAIEALQREGIAAHGPAPADTMFHAAARPAYDVALCMYHDQALIPIKTIDFAGGVNVTLGLPFVRTSPDHGTALDIAGTGRADPASLLAAIDMADDMARRRGH from the coding sequence ATGAGCACGACCGCGCCGCTCGCCGTCACGATGGGCGAGCCGGCCGGTGTCGGGGGCGAACTCAGCCTCAAGGCCTGGCAGGCGCGACATTCGGGCGCCCGCCCTTTCTTCGTCCTCGACGATCCGGATCGCCTCGCGGCGCTCGCGAAGCAACTGGGCTTCGATGTGCCGGTGCAGACCATCGCCCGGCCCGAGCAAGCCGCTGCGGTTTTCCCAACCGCGCTCCCGGTCCTGCCCGTCCACCTCGCCGCGCCGGTAACGCCCGGCCGGCCGGACGTTGCGAATGCACCCACCACGATCGAAGCGATCGAACGCGCGGTACAGTTTGCCAAAGCCGGCGCGATCGCCGGGATCGTCACCAATCCGATCCAGAAGAAGACGCTGCAGGACGCAGGCTTTCGCCATCCTGGCCACACGGAATTCCTTGCCGAACTCGCAGGCGGCGTCGAGGTCGCGATGATGCTGGCCTGTCCCCAGCTTCGCGTCATCCCGGTAACCATCCACCTGTCGCTGGCCGATGCCGTGAAGTCACTCGACGGCGAGCAGATCGTGCGGGCGGGCCGGATCGCGGCCCGGGGCTTGCGGGATCTGTTCGGCATAGCGCATCCGCGGCTTGCGGTGGCGGCGCTCAACCCGCACGCCGGCGAACAGGGCGCGATGGGCGACGAGGAGCGCCGCATCATCGTTCCGGCCATCGAAGCGCTGCAGCGGGAAGGTATCGCCGCGCATGGTCCTGCACCGGCCGACACGATGTTCCATGCGGCGGCCCGGCCAGCCTACGACGTCGCGCTCTGCATGTATCACGACCAGGCGCTGATCCCGATCAAGACCATCGACTTTGCCGGCGGCGTCAACGTGACGCTCGGCCTGCCCTTCGTGCGAACCTCGCCCGACCATGGCACGGCACTCGACATTGCGGGGACCGGCCGTGCCGACCCGGCCAGCCTGCTGGCGGCCATCGACATGGCGGACGACATGGCGCGCCGGCGCGGCCACTGA
- a CDS encoding peptidylprolyl isomerase — protein MSAPLLRASLLLAMMVLPAAASAQQRPAAQGASVQAAPGQGLRVVARVNDDAITDFDLSQRVLFAIRTSGLADSPDLRQRMAGQMLRQMIDERLQVQDAKKLGVRPTESEINSRYTEIERAAGLGQGQFKLYLQSVGVAPDIAKQQIEAQIAWGKIIRRKVRSQVDVSDAEIDDAMSRMRTNVGKTETRVAEIFVPVDRADGVDEGKRSADRIMEQLRRGAPFAAVAQQFSQGASAASGGDLGWVLPGALDPSLDATIERVQPRSYSEPVRSGSGWHILYVVDRRPFAAARPDDVKLNLVQMTLALPPNASPEETNRATADAQKAMGGVRQCNDLHVQSRQIKGSTSGDLNGVRVGDLSANAQMYEQLPRLPIGGTAGPFRVAEGLQVVALCSKAGGDGLPTRDAIQQQLLIQKLDSAGRRYMRDLRRQATIDIKS, from the coding sequence ATGTCCGCGCCCCTCCTCCGCGCCTCCCTCCTCCTCGCCATGATGGTGCTGCCCGCCGCAGCGTCGGCCCAGCAGAGGCCCGCTGCCCAGGGCGCTTCCGTCCAGGCGGCACCTGGCCAGGGGCTTCGCGTCGTCGCGCGCGTCAACGACGACGCCATCACCGACTTCGACCTGTCGCAGCGTGTGCTGTTCGCCATTCGCACGTCGGGCCTGGCGGACAGCCCCGATCTTCGTCAGCGCATGGCCGGGCAGATGTTGCGCCAGATGATCGACGAGCGTCTGCAGGTCCAGGACGCCAAGAAACTGGGCGTGCGCCCCACGGAGTCCGAGATCAACAGCCGCTACACCGAGATCGAGCGGGCGGCGGGGCTGGGACAGGGACAGTTCAAGCTCTACCTCCAGAGCGTCGGTGTAGCGCCCGATATCGCAAAGCAGCAGATCGAGGCCCAGATCGCCTGGGGCAAGATCATCCGCCGCAAGGTGCGTTCGCAGGTCGACGTGTCCGATGCGGAGATCGACGACGCGATGAGCCGCATGCGCACGAACGTCGGCAAGACCGAGACGCGCGTCGCCGAGATATTCGTGCCGGTTGACCGCGCCGACGGCGTCGACGAAGGCAAGCGCAGCGCCGATCGCATCATGGAGCAGCTCCGCCGCGGCGCGCCCTTTGCCGCGGTCGCGCAACAGTTCTCCCAAGGCGCTTCTGCCGCATCCGGCGGCGATCTGGGCTGGGTCCTGCCCGGCGCCCTCGATCCTTCCCTCGATGCCACGATCGAACGCGTGCAGCCGCGCAGCTATTCGGAGCCGGTGCGGTCGGGCTCCGGCTGGCACATTCTCTACGTCGTCGATCGCAGGCCTTTCGCTGCCGCCCGTCCCGACGACGTCAAGCTCAACCTCGTCCAGATGACGCTGGCCCTGCCGCCCAACGCATCGCCGGAGGAAACCAACCGCGCAACGGCCGACGCGCAAAAGGCCATGGGCGGCGTCCGCCAGTGCAACGATCTCCACGTCCAGTCGCGCCAGATCAAGGGCAGCACCTCGGGCGACCTCAACGGCGTGCGCGTCGGCGACCTCTCGGCCAACGCGCAGATGTACGAACAGCTGCCGCGCCTGCCGATCGGCGGCACGGCGGGCCCTTTCCGCGTCGCCGAGGGCCTCCAGGTCGTTGCCCTCTGCAGTAAGGCCGGCGGCGATGGCCTGCCGACGCGCGATGCCATCCAGCAGCAGCTTCTCATTCAGAAGCTCGACTCCGCCGGACGCCGCTACATGCGCGACCTCCGCCGGCAGGCGACGATCGACATCAAGTCGTGA
- a CDS encoding FkbM family methyltransferase, which translates to MRTARRSISVASAWERVCSGVGYHLDNMGRWLIVRAPSIGAAYAGILAPRLSRLEPRPGWRFAEEYYDQRRWLACRRGALWEAAREKELAVPLTVRWHGGNTVDVTLGNDNSLCLYVCGSFEPNEFAFVDRMLKPGMVFVDVGANDGYYTLFAARRVGPTGRVIAVEPSSRERAHLQRNLGRNGLDNVQVVAAALGAEAGFVDLHLAHGVHAGHNTLGDFAHDDVVRASSERVPLETLDALVTRHSLSKVDMVKIDVEGAEAGVVAGARTVLSTHRPVLLMELNDRALHAQGQSADTLLNTLKTDLNYQVLSFSPVGGRPERAVEGLPLSSNIVLVPKERAAELKLGT; encoded by the coding sequence ATGAGGACGGCCCGCCGTTCAATCAGCGTCGCGAGCGCCTGGGAACGGGTTTGCTCCGGCGTGGGCTATCATCTCGACAATATGGGCCGCTGGCTGATCGTGCGGGCGCCTTCGATCGGTGCTGCCTATGCCGGAATCCTGGCGCCGCGCCTGTCGCGGCTCGAGCCGCGCCCTGGCTGGCGGTTCGCCGAGGAGTATTACGACCAGCGCCGCTGGCTCGCCTGTCGCAGGGGGGCCTTGTGGGAGGCTGCCCGGGAGAAGGAACTGGCGGTTCCCCTGACCGTGCGCTGGCACGGCGGCAACACCGTCGACGTGACGCTGGGCAACGACAACAGCCTCTGCCTCTACGTCTGCGGCTCGTTCGAGCCCAACGAATTCGCCTTCGTCGATCGCATGCTGAAGCCCGGCATGGTGTTCGTCGATGTCGGTGCGAACGACGGCTACTACACGCTCTTCGCGGCGCGCCGCGTCGGCCCGACCGGCAGGGTGATCGCCGTCGAGCCCAGTTCGCGGGAGCGCGCGCACCTGCAACGCAATCTCGGTCGCAACGGCCTCGACAATGTGCAGGTCGTTGCCGCGGCGCTGGGCGCCGAGGCGGGCTTTGTCGATCTCCACCTGGCCCACGGCGTCCATGCCGGCCACAACACGCTGGGCGACTTCGCCCATGACGACGTGGTGCGTGCGAGTTCCGAGCGCGTGCCGCTGGAGACGCTCGACGCGCTGGTCACCCGTCACAGCCTGTCGAAGGTCGATATGGTGAAGATCGACGTGGAAGGCGCCGAGGCCGGCGTCGTGGCGGGCGCGCGGACGGTGCTGTCGACCCACCGGCCTGTCCTGTTGATGGAACTGAACGATCGCGCCCTGCACGCGCAGGGGCAGAGCGCGGATACGCTGCTGAACACGCTGAAGACCGACCTGAACTATCAGGTCCTGTCCTTCTCTCCCGTCGGCGGCCGGCCGGAGCGCGCGGTCGAAGGGCTGCCGCTGTCGTCCAACATCGTCCTGGTGCCAAAGGAACGGGCGGCCGAGTTGAAGCTCGGCACCTGA